Proteins from a single region of Tamandua tetradactyla isolate mTamTet1 chromosome 12, mTamTet1.pri, whole genome shotgun sequence:
- the CCDC177 gene encoding coiled-coil domain-containing protein 177: MHVEEGTALECIPRCLSPLSSAQTPQKGGDPAMVDPVPEEEKAGAEPIGSEGDGATASVPPETQGAQQPPTSLASASAALPGKAEVPCAAEGGRREQSPLLHLDLFNFDCPEAEGSRYVLTSPRSLEACARCAIKPVELLPRPLADLVREAPGRSMRVATGLYEAYEAERQAKLQQCRDERERIVREEKRRLFTPLGPAAVVASAATAPSAGSGSSCSSASLPASPAPRAARGPRKASSSPSPARHQPPPAGSRTGRKSHSLDSLSRRREGALSSESGASSSSYSGESLRELRWPPRASARNSCPAGSTSSASNPLGRPSALALVPLTGRSFSLGDLSHSPQTAQHVERIVRQVRTERGLRGVTERDRKIAALMLARHQEERLLLEQRAAAHGQWEQQRVRAEQRREREEREKQRALEQGRRAWAAQVEERRGRRGREERQAARRRQRQCERSEERRRDLAERQGLLRRERAERAATEDRQRKLQQEQNLKQREEGLQQGRERAEQISRERAQRAARAKLRQEGQLLREKREMSRAERARHEALLQGRARQEHEEREGLRSSLEASLGRAQENYEQLVEQRTRELRERARREELQGRRAKEAAERKGREHQAHLEALARAGERRLQHAAQAAEEAVQQKARRVGQSRLEKERTQRANKEKVERDEACRRRELLQAIGRKLERSEQLSRERRSALESSRSTARASFHVREKVREETNTRSFDRMVRDAQLHANLDRK; this comes from the coding sequence ATGCATGTGGAGGAGGGCACTGCTCTCGAATGTATTCCTCGATGTCTCTCTCCTTTGTCATCCGCACAGACTCCTCAAAAGGGTGGGGACCCAGCCATGGTGGACCCAGTGCCTGAGGAGGAGAAGGCGGGAGCCGAGCCCATCGGCTCCGAAGGAGACGGGGCCACCGCCTCTGTGCCCCCTGAGACCCAGGGCGCCCAGCAACCGCCGACCTCCTTGGCCTCGGCTTCCGCGGCTCTGCCCGGCAAGGCGGAAGTCCCGTGTGCAGCAGAAGGCGGGAGACGGGAGCAGTCCCCTCTGTTACACCTCGACCTCTTCAACTTCGACTGTCCGGAGGCCGAGGGCAGCCGCTACGTGCTGACCAGCCCCCGCTCGCTAGAGGCTTGCGCGCGCTGCGCCATCAAGCCGGTGGAGCTGCTGCCGCGTCCACTGGCAGACCTGGTGCGCGAGGCCCCGGGCCGCTCCATGCGGGTGGCCACCGGACTGTACGAGGCGTACGAGGCGGAGCGGCAAGCCAAGCTGCAGCAATGCCGGGACGAACGCGAGCGGATCGTACGGGAGGAGAAGCGGCGCCTCTTCACGCCGCTGGGCCCCGCAGCCGTCGTGGCCTCTGCGGCCACGGCTCCTAGCGCAGGCAGCGGTAGCAGCTGCAGCAGTGCTAGTCTCCCGGCCTCACCTGCGCCGCGCGCGGCGCGCGGGCCCCGCAAAgcctcctccagcccctccccagcccggCACCAACCTCCACCCGCAGGTTCGCGGACAGGTAGGAAGAGCCACTCCCTGGACTCTCTGTCCCGCCGGCGCGAAGGCGCCCTCAGCTCTGAGTCCGGCGCGTCATCATCGTCCTACAGCGGAGAGAGCCTGCGGGAACTGCGCTGGCCGCCGCGGGCCTCGGCCAGAAACAGCTGCCCCGCGGGATCGACGTCCTCTGCCTCCAACCCTCTAGGCCGCCCGTCTGCCTTGGCCCTGGTTCCGCTCACGGGCCGCAGTTTCAGTCTCGGCGACCTGAGCCACTCGCCGCAAACCGCCCAGCACGTGGAGCGTATCGTGCGCCAAGTGCGCACCGAGCGGGGTCTGCGCGGGGTGACCGAGCGCGACCGGAAGATCGCGGCACTTATGTTGGCTCGGCACCAGGAAGAACGCCTGTTGCTGGAGCAGCGCGCCGCGGCCCACGGCCAGTGGGAGCAGCAGCGCGTGCGCGCCGAGCAGCGCCGCGAACGCGAGGAGCGTGAGAAGCAGCGCGCCTTAGAGCAGGGCCGCCGGGCCTGGGCCGCGCAAGTGGAGGAGCGGCGCGGCCGTCGGGGCCGGGAGGAGCGCCAGGCGgcgcggcggcggcagcggcaaTGCGAGCGCAGCGAGGAGCGGAGACGCGACCTGGCCGAGCGGCAGGGCCTACTGAGGCGGGAGCGGGCGGAGCGCGCGGCCACGGAAGACCGACAGCGCAAGCTGCAGCAGGAGCAGAACCTGAAGCAGCGGGAGGAAGGCCTGCAGCAAGGGCGCGAGCGGGCGGAGCAGATCAGCAGGGAGCGCGCCCAGCGCGCGGCCCGCGCCAAGCTGCGGCAGGAGGGCCAGCTGCTGCGGGAGAAGCGAGAGATGAGCCGGGCCGAGCGGGCGCGCCACGAGGCGTTGTTGCAGGGTCGCGCCCGGCAGGAGCACGAGGAGCGGGAGGGTCTGCGGAGCTCCCTGGAGGCCAGCTTGGGCCGTGCACAGGAGAACTACGAGCAGTTGGTGGAGCAGCGTACCCGGGAGCTGCGGGAGCGGGCGCGGCGGGAGGAGTTGCAGGGGCGGCGGGCCAAGGAGGCGGCCGAGCGCAAAGGGCGCGAGCATCAGGCGCACTTGGAGGCCCTGGCCCGGGCCGGGGAGCGGCGGCTGCAGCACGCGGCGCAGGCGGCCGAGGAGGCGGTGCAGCAGAAGGCGCGGCGTGTGGGCCAGAGCCGACTGGAGAAGGAGCGGACCCAGCGCGCCAACAAAGAGAAGGTGGAGAGGGACGAAGCCTGCCGCCGGCGGGAGCTGCTCCAGGCCATTGGGCGCAAGTTGGAGCGTAGCGAGCAACTGTCGCGCGAGCGGCGCAGCGCTCTGGAGAGCTCGCGCTCCACCGCCAGGGCCTCCTTCCACGTTCGCGAGAAGGTGCGCGAGGAGACCAACACCCGCTCCTTCGACCGCATGGTTCGGGACGCTCAGTTACACGCCAACCTGGACCGCAAATGA